From Bacillota bacterium:
GATATTGGGCTTCCTGCTCAACTCCCGGCTGAAATAGATCTGAATCTTGTTCACATACTGATCCGGGCGCTTTGGCCACTCCCTTACCTATTCCCCCCCCAGTAGCCTACGACCTAAAACCGCCTTTGGGCAAGAGCAATGGATTCCCAGGGGGCGGTATCAGCAATAAAATTATCATCACCAGCAGATATGCCACCAGTACATTTGGTAACAAGTTCGTTTAAATTGTCCCTTACAACAAGGTAAAAGTTAATAAGTTCCGGGTTGTTGTCGATCAGTACCGCTTTCTCGGGAAGCAGGTGAAAGAAAACGGCACCACCGCCCATGAAGGGTTCGTGATAAACCCTAAACCTTTCCGGAAAAAGTGGTTCGAATTGAAAAAGCAACTGCCCTTTTCCGCCTGCCCACTTAACAGGTGGCTTTGGTTTTATACTTTCGCCGGGAAAAATAACCGCCTTTCAGTCTGCCTCCAGTGGGCTTGTTTTTACTTGCCATAGTTTTAACCTAAATACTTGTAGTGCCCGAATTTTCTTACAGGTCTCACATGTTTAATTTAGCTTTTTTCGGGGCCTTCTGTTAATTAGACGGAGTGCCATCGTGATGATTGCTTCCCCTCAGGCCTTCCCTAAATTTCTCGATAATCAAAATCCCCCACCCGTAAGCAAAGATCAGTGTTCCGGCAATTTCAAAAGGGTCGTTGATTCCGGCAGGCTGGGAAAACTTTGCTTCAAGGTAAGCACTCAGTTTGGGGGACGCTAAAAGCAAAACCCCGATCACTAACAGGTCGATAATTCTATTTTTATTTTTTGTGAAGCACGCGCTTGGCGCAAGTAGTAAACTAAACCTATTAACAAAACTAACGCAATAACATAATCCATGTGGTTACCCCCTCTTGTATTAACTATAACGAAAATAATCCATTTCCCTCCTTTTGGTTATGGTTGGAAATATTGTCTATCTTAAGGATACGACCTGGCGGGACATTTTTCCTCCTTAAATTTCCCGAGTTCCTGCCCGGGCAATTATCAAAGGGGGTCGGCTCCGCGACTCCTCCAATTGCCCTTGCTGGCAATATTTTGCTATGTTAGAATATTTCCAGAAATAACGTCCCTGTAAAGGAGGCGAGAACATGGAAATGGCAAGGATGGAGGTGGCTGCCGGCGGGCTGACCTACGAGGACTTTCTGCTCTTTCCCGACGACGGGCAGCGGCACGAACTGATTGGAGGGGAGCACTTCGTGACACCATCGCCGGGCACTGTGCATCAAAGGTTTTTAAGAAAATTGTCAAGTATTCTCAATGATTACGTATTTGAAAAGAAATTGGGTGAGGTCTTCTTCGCCCCACTTGATGTGGTCCTGTCACCCCACGACGTGGTGGAGCCCGACCTGATCTTCATCAGCAACGGGCGGAGCGACCGCCTCACTGAAAAAAACGTGCAGGGGGCTCCCGACCTGGTGGTCGAAGTGATCTCCGAATCCTCCCGGCGCCTGGACAAAAAAACCAAGAAGGCCCTCTACGAGCGTTATGATGTCATCGAGTACTGGCTGGCAGACCCGGACCTGGGCATCTTCGAGATCTACCGGCGCGATGAAGCAAACAAACTGGTGAAAGCCGCCGAATACGAAGATACGGGCAAAATTACTTCCCCGCTATTCCCGGAATTAACCATTGATCTTGAGAACCTTTTTTAATTTGAGTAAACCGGGAGAAGAGTCAAGACCCAGGTTAGAAGGAGTGCTAAAAATACTACAGCGGCGCTGGGGCATCCCTTTTATCCTGGTCACCCACGACCTGAAGGAGGCAGCCGCCCTGGGGGACGCAAACAGCCTCCCTTTGGTTTCATTATACCAACGTTACCAGAAACTTTTTATCCCCTCTCCGCCGGTTCGGTTCTCTCTCACCTATAACACGAAAAAACAGCATCCAGCTGGAAAATAAAACCATTAAGGGCCGTTTTAAAAATTGGTCGTTTCGCACCCCCTGTTTAATCATACGTCAAAAGGCGCATTTTTCCTTACAAGGCTGAGTTTGATGTACGGGTGGAAACGTCAACTTTGTGGTAAATTAAAAGAAGAGAGGGGCGTATCAAGCCCCTCTTCCTTTAATCAAACCGCTGTGTACCTGTTGCCTTTGTTTTGGTTTTTAGTGCAGCCACCGCTTTCCTTTCAATTTCAGGCTTGAATTTCCTTCTTTTTTCCTCCCGAATGGCCTGGGCTTCCTGATCCGAAATTTTTTCTACCTTCACGGCAGCCAGCTTGTACTGGGGCGTTCCGGTAATGGGGTCGCTTGCCGTTGTCGTCAACTCATTACCTGAAGCCTCCCAGAAGTGGTAGGAAATGATGACGGCCCTGCGGGGCACCCGCTCCGTAACCCAGGCCTTGGCGGCAACATAGCCACGCCTGGTGGAGAGCTTGATCATGTCTCCATCCTGGATTCCCAGTTCCACGGCATCCCCGGCGTTGATCTCGATCAGTTCGTGCGGAGCAACCACATTCAGCGGCCAGGACCTCCCGGTCATGGCCCGGGCGTTGTAGTGGTAAACCCTTCTGACGGTGATCAGGTTGAAGGGGTATTCCTGATCCGGCAGTTCCCCCAGGGTGGCCAGAAGAGCATTGGGGAATTCCTGGAGCACTTCCTCCCGGAGCCGGGTAGCATCGAAAAACACGGGGCGGAGTATAGCCTTTCCCGAAGGGGTGGAAAATTTGGCCCCCACATGGAGGATCGGGGTGCCCGGGTGGTCTTCGGTGGAGCAGGGCCACTGGATCCCCTTCTCTTGCTCCAGCCTGGCATAGCTGATGCCGCCGAACGTTTCCGGGACAAGCCGGCGGATCTCGTCCCAGATCTCCTGGGAAGAAGAGTAATTCATCCCCTGGTAC
This genomic window contains:
- a CDS encoding DNA adenine methylase — encoded protein: MKPKPPVKWAGGKGQLLFQFEPLFPERFRVYHEPFMGGGAVFFHLLPEKAVLIDNNPELINFYLVVRDNLNELVTKCTGGISAGDDNFIADTAPWESIALAQRRF
- a CDS encoding Uma2 family endonuclease; protein product: MEMARMEVAAGGLTYEDFLLFPDDGQRHELIGGEHFVTPSPGTVHQRFLRKLSSILNDYVFEKKLGEVFFAPLDVVLSPHDVVEPDLIFISNGRSDRLTEKNVQGAPDLVVEVISESSRRLDKKTKKALYERYDVIEYWLADPDLGIFEIYRRDEANKLVKAAEYEDTGKITSPLFPELTIDLENLF